A genomic region of Pyrus communis chromosome 14, drPyrComm1.1, whole genome shotgun sequence contains the following coding sequences:
- the LOC137715368 gene encoding electron transfer flavoprotein subunit alpha, mitochondrial, with translation MAAFRAFRKRIVPSFKSRIFASSFNSRSISTLVLAEHEGGAIKPQSVSAVKAASSLSDENSISLLLAGSGPALHEAAANAASCDPSVSQVLVADSEKFSHPLAEPWARLIHLVQQKGGYSHVITASGSFGKNILPRAAALLDVSPITDVIEISDSHLFVRPIYAGNALCTVRYTGAGPCLLSIRSTSFPVSPISADSKSNEAPISQIDLSTFGEDSVGKSRYVKHTSQDTERPDLGNARVVVTGGRALKSAENFKMIEKLAEKLGAAVGATRAAVDAGYVPNELQVGQTGKIVAPELYLAFGVSGAIQHLAGMRDSKYIVAVNKDADAPIFQVADYGLVGDIFEVIPELLEKLPEKK, from the exons ATGGCAGCTTTCAGAGCCTTCAGGAAACGAATCGTTCCTTCCTTCAAGTCACGAATTTTCGCTTCATCCTTCAATTCAAGATCC ATTAGCACATTGGTTTTAGCCGAACACGAAGGTGGTGCTATCAAACCCCAATCAGTCAGCGCAGTGAAGGCTGCAAGTTCTTTGAGCGACGAAAACTCGATTTCATTGCTATTAGCAGGCTCCGGCCCTGCCCTCCATGAAGCAGCTGCGAATGCCGCTTCGTGTGACCCGTCAGTTTCTCAG GTGCTTGTGGCTGATTCTGAGAAATTTAGTCATCCTCTAGCAGAACCTTGGGCTAGACTGATCCATTTGGTTCAGCAGAAAGGCGGGTACTCACATGTAATCACTGCTTCGGGTTCATTTGGGAAGAACATACTGCCACGGGCTGCTGCGCTTTTAGATGTTTCTCCAATCACGGATGTGATTGAAATTTCTGATTCTCATCTATTTGTCAG GCCAATATATGCCGGGAATGCCCTTTGTACTGTTCGATACACTGGTGCTGGCCCTTGTCTGCTGAGCATTAGGTCAACATCTTTTCCAGTGTCCCCCATCTCGGCTGATTCGAAATCAAATGAAGCTCCTATCTCCCAGATTGACCTCTCCACCTTTGGTGAAG ATTCTGTTGGTAAATCTCGATATGTAAAGCACACATCACAGGATACAGAACGGCCTGATCTTGGGAATGCTCGTGTAGTGGTTACTGGGGGCCGTGCATTGAAAAGTGctgaaaacttcaaaatgataGAAAAACTTGCAGAGAAACTTGGTGCAGCTG TTGGAGCTACCCGTGCTGCTGTTGATGCAGGATATGTTCCTAATGAGCTGCAG GTTGGCCAAACTGGAAAGATAGTTGCCCCGGAGTTGTACCTGGCTTTTGGTGTTTCAGGAGCCATTCAACATTTAGCAGGCATGAGAGATTCCAAGTACATTGTTGCTGTAAACAAAGATGCAGATGCCCCAATATTTCAG GTTGCTGACTATGGACTCGTAGGCGATATATTTGAAGTTATTCCGGAGTTGCTGGAGAAGCTTCCTGAGAAAAAATAA